A single region of the Betta splendens chromosome 12, fBetSpl5.4, whole genome shotgun sequence genome encodes:
- the mvb12ba gene encoding multivesicular body subunit 12Ba isoform X2 has product MPEVRDLSEALPEMPMDPITGVGVVASRNRAPTGYDVVSTTTDGLDADLWKDGLFKSKVTRYLCFTRVFSKENSHLGNVLVDMKLIDIKDTLPVGFIPIQETVDTQEQAFRKRRLCIKFIPRDSTEAAICDIRILGRSKQAPPQYTFIGELNNMGIWYRMGNVPRAQDSTHTPSTNNIQNLNSSSSSVPVAPAPMLKHISMTLPASFRGKNTTRPDYEHQNSNLYAISAMDGVPFMISEKFACASSDLQQVDLMGITIKSVADIEKEYDYSFRTEHSAAARLPPSPTRTSLSSEA; this is encoded by the exons ATGCCTGAGGTTCGAGATCTGTCTGAAGCTTTGCCAGAGATGCCCATGGATCCAATCACAGGAGTGGGAGTAGTAGCCTCCAGGAACAGGGCACCCACTGGATATGATGTG GTCTCTACAACAACAGATGGCCTGGATGCTGACCTGTGGAAAGATGGCCTTTTCAAATCCAAAGTGACTCGCTACCTCTGCTTCACCAGAGTCTTTTctaaagaaaat AGTCATTTAGGCAATGTTCTTGTGGACATGAAGCTGATAGACATAAAAGACACTCTGCCTGTGGGCTTCATCCCAATCCAGGAGACTGTTGACACTC AGGAACAGGCCTTTAGGAAGAGGAGACTCTGCATTAAATTCATCCCAAGGGATTCCACAGAGGCAGCCATCTGTGACATCCGCATTCTGGGACGCTCGAAACAGGCTCCTCCACAATATACATTTATAGG GGAGCTGAACAACATGGGGATCTGGTATCGAATGGGGAACGTCCCTCGGGCCCaggactccacacacacacctagtaCCAACAACATCCAGAATTtgaactcctcctccagctcagtgcCAGTCGCACCAGCTCCTATGCTCAA GCATATTTCAATGACGCTACCAGCCAGCTTCAGAGGGAAAAACACCACAAGACCAGACTATGAACACCAGAACTCCAACCTCTATGCGATTTCAG CAATGGACGGAGTGCCTTTCATGATTTCTGAGAAGTTTGCATGTGCTTCATCTGAT ctgcagcaggtggatctGATGGGCATCACAATAAAGTCAGTGGCTGATATTGAGAAAGAA TATGATTACAGCTTCCGTACAGAGCACAGTGCAGCTGCTCGCCTTCCTCCCAGTCCCACACGGACCTCCCTGAGCTCGGAAGCCTGA
- the mvb12ba gene encoding multivesicular body subunit 12Ba isoform X1, with protein MYLRVCCHKNSTEMPEVRDLSEALPEMPMDPITGVGVVASRNRAPTGYDVVSTTTDGLDADLWKDGLFKSKVTRYLCFTRVFSKENSHLGNVLVDMKLIDIKDTLPVGFIPIQETVDTQEQAFRKRRLCIKFIPRDSTEAAICDIRILGRSKQAPPQYTFIGELNNMGIWYRMGNVPRAQDSTHTPSTNNIQNLNSSSSSVPVAPAPMLKHISMTLPASFRGKNTTRPDYEHQNSNLYAISAMDGVPFMISEKFACASSDLQQVDLMGITIKSVADIEKEYDYSFRTEHSAAARLPPSPTRTSLSSEA; from the exons ATGTATTTAAGGGTTTGCTGTCATAAG AACTCTACAGAAATGCCTGAGGTTCGAGATCTGTCTGAAGCTTTGCCAGAGATGCCCATGGATCCAATCACAGGAGTGGGAGTAGTAGCCTCCAGGAACAGGGCACCCACTGGATATGATGTG GTCTCTACAACAACAGATGGCCTGGATGCTGACCTGTGGAAAGATGGCCTTTTCAAATCCAAAGTGACTCGCTACCTCTGCTTCACCAGAGTCTTTTctaaagaaaat AGTCATTTAGGCAATGTTCTTGTGGACATGAAGCTGATAGACATAAAAGACACTCTGCCTGTGGGCTTCATCCCAATCCAGGAGACTGTTGACACTC AGGAACAGGCCTTTAGGAAGAGGAGACTCTGCATTAAATTCATCCCAAGGGATTCCACAGAGGCAGCCATCTGTGACATCCGCATTCTGGGACGCTCGAAACAGGCTCCTCCACAATATACATTTATAGG GGAGCTGAACAACATGGGGATCTGGTATCGAATGGGGAACGTCCCTCGGGCCCaggactccacacacacacctagtaCCAACAACATCCAGAATTtgaactcctcctccagctcagtgcCAGTCGCACCAGCTCCTATGCTCAA GCATATTTCAATGACGCTACCAGCCAGCTTCAGAGGGAAAAACACCACAAGACCAGACTATGAACACCAGAACTCCAACCTCTATGCGATTTCAG CAATGGACGGAGTGCCTTTCATGATTTCTGAGAAGTTTGCATGTGCTTCATCTGAT ctgcagcaggtggatctGATGGGCATCACAATAAAGTCAGTGGCTGATATTGAGAAAGAA TATGATTACAGCTTCCGTACAGAGCACAGTGCAGCTGCTCGCCTTCCTCCCAGTCCCACACGGACCTCCCTGAGCTCGGAAGCCTGA
- the mapkap1 gene encoding target of rapamycin complex 2 subunit MAPKAP1, giving the protein MAFLDNPGIILAHIRQSHVTSDDTGMCEMVLIDQDVDLEKCQVSLVTSSSCGSTGSSSQSDGGSSVTDNHACDLSQSMDITSSWDFGIRRRSNTAQRLERLRKERQNQIKCKNIQWKERTSSQSVEDLGSLFEKRDFKDRLRTTGIKSTLSLRLEQCPQQLNNPFNEYSKFDGKGHVGTTATKKIDVYLSMQLAQEKIHPMTVVTIANARVHDLIGLICWQYTSEGREPKLNEDVNAYCLHIAEDDGEVDTDFPPLDSNEPIHKFGFSTLALVEKYSSPGLASRQSLFVRINAAHGFSLIPVDSMKVTMKDILQKALRKRKGSQKDSGPMYRLEKQTEPNVAVDLESTLESQNTLEFCLVRENSSRGEESSEEDPPIDITTVQDMLSSHHYKSFKISMIHKLRFTTDVQLGISGEKVEIDPVTNQKASIKFLIRQKPISIDSDHLCACDLVEERSPSHAIFKLTYLSNHEYKHLFFESDAATVNEIVLKVNYILESRASTSRADYFAQKQRKLNRRTSFSFQKEKKSGQ; this is encoded by the exons ATGGCTTTCTTGGACAATCCAGGAATTATTCTGGCACACATCAGACAGTCTCATGTGACAAGTGATGACACGGGAATGTGTGAGATGGTACTAATCGACCAGGATGTGGATTTGGAGAAGTGCCAGGTGTCTCTGgtaaccagcagcagctgtgggtcaACGGGGTCAAGCTCCCAGAGTGATGGGGGCAGCAGTGTGACGGACAATCATGCCTGTGACCTTTCTCAGTCCATGGACATTACCTCAAGTTGGGACTTTGGCATCCGCCGGCGTTCCAATACAG cCCAAAGACTTGAAAGGCTAAGAAAAGAGAGGCAAAACCAaatcaaatgtaaaaacattcaGTGGAAAGAGAGGACATCCTCACAATCAG TGGAGGATCTGGGATCTCTGTTTGAAAAACGTGACTTCAAAGACAGGCTGCGAACAACAGGTATCAAGTCCACCCTCTCGCTGCGACTGGAGCAATGTCCCCAGCAGCTCAACAACCCCTTTAATGAATACTCCAAATTTGATGGCAAG GGCCACGTTGGCACAACAGCCACAAAAAAGATTGATGTCTACCTCTCAATGCAGCTGGCTCAGGAGAAAATACATCCCATGACAGTAGTGACCATTGCCAATGCTCGTGTTCACGACCTCATTGGGCTCATCTGTTGGCAGTATACGAGCGAGGGTCGAGAACCTAAACTCAA TGAGGATGTCAATGCCTACTGCCTCCACATTGCAGAGGATGATGGAGAGGTGGATACTGATTTCCCACCACTGGACTCCAATGAGCCAATTCACAAGTTTGGTTTCAGTACCCTGGCCCTGGTGGAAAAATACTCCTCACCTGGCCTTGCTTCCAGACAGTCTCTCTTTGTCAGAAT AAATGCTGCTCACGGTTTCTCTCTCATCCCTGTGGACAGCATGAAAGTAACAATGAAGGATATTCTCCAGAAAGCActcaggaaaagaaaaggctCACAGAAAGACTCAG GGCCAATGTATCGTCTGGAGAAGCAGACAGAGCCTAATGTTGCAGTAGACCTGGAGTCCACACTGGAGAGCCAGAACACCCTGGAGTTCTGTCTGGTCCGGGAAAATA GTTCCAGGGGTGAGGAGAGCTCAGAGGAAGACCCTCCTATTGATATTACTACAGTACAAGACATGCTGAGCAGCCACCACTATAAGTCCTTCAAGATCAGTATGATCCACAAGCTGAGATTCACCACAGATGTCCAGCTAG GCATTTCAGGTGAGAAAGTGGAGATCGATCCTGTCACTAATCAGAAGGCCAGTATTAAGTTCCTAATTCGGCAGAAACCCATCTCCATCGACTCGGACCACCTCTGTGCCTGTGACCTTGTAGAGGAAAGAAGCCCCA GTCATGCAATATTTAAACTCACTTATTTGAGCAACCATGAATACAAGCACCTCTTCTTTGAGTCTGATGCTGCTACTGTCAATGAAATAGTGCTAAAG GTGAATTACATCCTGGAGTCCCGTGCCAGCACCTCTCGAGCTGATTATTTTGCCCAGAAGCAGCGAAAACTGAACCGCCGGACCAGCTTCAGTTTTCAAAAGGAAAAGAAGTCTGGTCAGTAG
- the ajm1 gene encoding apical junction component 1 homolog codes for MTRTDPPDILVSTVHRDIKVIPISSHYKSLQNSKQCDSINYNTLEDSKNKVSKRYCRNFDYKSLEYPKSHKYSMESPYKKVDRHAGNPEAAWNALGHQQRYRFSAPDIFSHRLTPQMMASDMASEVPAQEHKRRTRSKSAPRVQTCLTPVSFEGFSSSGRKGRESQRTSRDSRWRPEVSPRRESSYAATRAHMHEVHPIKLQPQIGDSSRYSPHYAADYSVEGGLEKPATSPHVRCRVDIKPDDEALHCSGRKQDTAQVDIPWQRHHSAGSRSLTVPRHFSYSRTPTPTDSLGTASRQAYQYSRSMPNTYLQPTEIHLQRMPSSSDYYGRERRAHSSPNVPTKFFYADDPARYVTTTLAQQGSYFHNEHLTPGQTYSHTPKMQYVQDPRTRTVHAVATRPFYPEVEHYPFSVQAGYPKHYAANEPGPYIIQTPPSRIFYGDDPRSYQIQTAPPRFYYSSDMYAVPPEHHIPARAYYTEGRRHARVIQAQPEDWYGSDASGYSTNPASYVSQVTPTRVQQDPALTPWYASPCVASQRIGTDSKSYSRSWDNILNSHVEREQPLPVQRGQSYDDLLDSRKPAASKGEKPQPVVVNLSSSPRRYAALSMSDNSLIDKSPTESSKTTASKLWFVTPEITITDNDIRPGSLNKPEARSASWDILNSRSTEGPELSQHDFESSTKEKTHDNASLQQSLEQLDELLADLVTDYKPPSRRASEDILDQLKKLIDEEEAVSLSRKGSKVGSEEPAPFDKQPTSIRINPDAFQDMDGASDAMKSAEECSPDQSPDEDDTMMCSNNKCRRTETMFNACLYFKSCHSCYTYYCSRNCRREDWDIHKESCLYGRIGSTCRHIIKHCRETVEVHKAFSRIAKVGYLSRGRGVLFLGFPNPAASSNFLQYGLDSLLMSPTYLSLRELESFKDNLGEYCKELQEAGKEYDPNECFILNVSIAVGEQLPGGPSPRNQAPTVRKYAKVALASFSPERKVHKKENDMETLILTPPPGTADIDKEGEEGRKAREICFINIQRELRIRGVFLRHEYPKVYQQLCEFVESNRRFTPTTIYPIDKRTGKQFMCMIMAASEPRTLDWVGTPHLLDDII; via the coding sequence ATGACACGCACAGACCCACCTGACATACTGGTTTCAACTGTGCATCGTGATATAAAAGTGATTCCCATTTCTTCACACTACAAGTCCTTGCAAAACTCCAAACAATGTGATTCTATAAATTACAACACACTGGAGGACAGTAAGAACAAAGTCAGTAAGAGGTACTGCCGTAACTTTGACTATAAGTCATTGGAGTATCCAAAATCACACAAGTACTCAATGGAGTCCCCATACAAGAAGGTTGATAGGCATGCAGGCAACCCAGAGGCTGCCTGGAATGCCTTGGGCCACCAACAAAGATACCGCTTTTCTGCTCCAGATATTTTCAGCCACAGGTTAACGCCTCAAATGATGGCTTCTGATATGGCCAGTGAAGTACCTGCCCAAGAACATAAAAGAAGGACTAGGTCAAAAAGTGCCCCTCGTGTTCAGACCTGTCTGACTCCTGTGTCTTTTGAGGGGTTCTCATCTTCAGGGAGGAAGGGCAGGGAGAGCCAAAGGACTTCAAGAGACTCTCGCTGGAGACCAGAAGTATCACCACGTAGGGAGTCTTCCTACGCAGCAACTAGGGCTCACATGCATGAAGTACATCCCATTAAGCTGCAGCCTCAAATAGGGGACAGCAGCAGATATTCGCCTCACTATGCTGCTGATTATTCTGTGGAGGGAGGACTAGAAAAACCAGCAACAAGTCCTCACGTCCGGTGTAGGGTGGACATTAAACCTGATGATGAAGCATTGCATTGTTCCGGAAGGAAACAGGACACAGCTCAAGTGGACATACCCTGGCAGAGACACCACAGCGCAGGGAGTAGGAGTCTAACCGTGCCACGCCATTTCTCTTATTCAAGAACACCAACTCCGACTGACTCCTTAGGTACAGCGAGTAGGCAAGCTTATCAATATTCCCGTAGCATGCCAAATACTTACCTACAACCCACGGAGATTCACTTGCAAAGAATGCCTTCATCAAGTGATTACTATGGAAGGGAACGAAGAGCTCATTCCAGTCCTAATGTGCCAACAAAGtttttttatgcagatgatccAGCGAGATATGTTACCACCACTCTTGCTCAGCAAGGTTCCTACTTTCACAATGAGCATTTAACACCAGGACAAACATATTCTCATACTCCTAAAATGCAATATGTACAAGATCCAAGGACTCGAACAGTGCATGCTGTGGCTACAAGACCGTTCTATCCTGAGGTGGAACATTATCCATTCTCTGTCCAAGCGGGGTACCCCAAACACTATGCAGCAAACGAACCAGGTCCATACATTATACAGACACCTCCAAGTAGAATTTTCTATGGTGATGATCCAAGGTCTTATCAAATCCAAACTGCTCCACCTAGGTTTTATTATTCCAGTGACATGTATGCAGTGCCGCCAGAGCACCATATCCCTGCAAGGGCATATTACACTGAGGGCCGAAGGCATGCTAGAGTCATTCAGGCACAACCAGAGGACTGGTATGGCTCAGACGCATCTGGTTATTCCACCAATCCTGCTTCTTATGTATCTCAAGTTACTCCGACCAGAGTCCAGCAAGATCCTGCGTTAACACCTTGGTACGCCAGCCCATGTGTGGCATCCCAGAGAATTGGTACTGATTCCAAATCCTACTCAAGGTCTTGGGACAATATTCTCAACTCTCATGTAGAGAGGGAACAGCCTCTTCCTGTTCAGCGGGGTCAGAGTTATGATGATCTTTTGGACTCCAGGAAGCCTGCAGCCAGCAAAGGTGAAAAACCCCAACCAGTGGTGGTCAATCTCTCCAGTTCACCACGACGTTACGCAGCCTTATCAATGTCTGATAACTCACTAATTGACAAAAGCCCGACAGAGTCATCGAAGACCACTGCGAGTAAACTGTGGTTTGTCACCCCTGAGATAACAATCACAGATAATGACATACGACCTGGCAGCCTTAATAAGCCAGAAGCACGGTCTGCCAGTTGGGACATTCTTAACTCCAGAAGCACAGAAGGTCCTGAACTGTCGCAACATGATTTTGAAAGCTCAACCAAAGAGAAGACACATGACAACGCCTCACTGCAACAAAGCCTTGAACAACTTGATGAGCTTCTGGCAGACCTTGTGACTGACTACAAACCACCTAGTAGACGGGCCAGCGAAGACATTCTAGATCAGTTAAAGAAGTTGAttgatgaagaagaagcagtATCTCTTTCCAGAAAAGGCTCAAAGGTAGGTTCAGAAGAACCAGCCCCTTTCGACAAGCAGCCAACCTCAATAAGAATTAATCCAGATGCTTTCCAAGATATGGATGGTGCTAGTGATGCAATGAAGAGTGCAGAGGAGTGCTCACCTGACCAGAGCCCAGATGAGGATGATACAATGATGTGCTCTAACAACAAATGCCGGAGAACAGAAACCATGTTTAATGCTTGCCTGTATTTTAAATCCTGCCACAGTTGCTACACCTACTACTGTTCTAGGAACTGTCGCAGGGAGGACTGGGACATTCATAAAGAAAGCTGCCTGTACGGAAGAATTGGCAGCACGTGCCGTCATATCATCAAACACTGCCGGGAGACTGTTGAGGTCCATAAAGCCTTCTCCCGTATTGCCAAAGTAGGCTACCTTTCCCGAGGCAGGGGAGTTCTCTTCCTTGGTTTTCCAAATCCTGCAGCATCCAGTAACTTCCTGCAGTATGGCCTGGATAGTCTTCTTATGTCTCCCACATACCTGTCACTTCGAGAGCTTGAGAGTTTTAAGGACAACCTAGGGGAGTATTGTAAGGAGCTTCAGGAGGCTGGTAAGGAGTATGACCCTAACGAATGTTTCATCTTGAATGTATCCATTGCTGTCGGTGAGCAATTGCCTGGTGGGCCATCACCAAGAAACCAAGCTCCAACTGTCAGAAAATATGCAAAGGTAGCACTAGCTTCCTTTAGCCCTGAGAGAAAGGTTCACAAGAAGGAGAATGACATGGAAACACTGATTCTCACTCCACCCCCAGGAACAGCAGATATtgacaaagagggagaggaaggcagGAAAGCCAGGGAAATCTGTTTTATCAATATACAGCGAGAGTTAAGAATACGAGGAGTTTTTTTACGCCACGAATACCCAAAGGTGtaccagcagctctgtgagtTTGTAGAGAGTAACAGAAGGTTCACACCCACAACTATTTATCCAATTGATAAAAGGACTGGTAAACAGTTTATGTGCATGATCATGGCTGCCTCTGAGCCCAGGACACTGGACTGGGTCGGCACTCCGCATCTTCTTGATGATATCATTTAA